In Perognathus longimembris pacificus isolate PPM17 chromosome 3, ASM2315922v1, whole genome shotgun sequence, a single window of DNA contains:
- the Gsc2 gene encoding homeobox protein goosecoid-2, protein MAAATGAAPSRGGPGRPCPFSIEHILSSLPERSPPVRSARPPPPSSRQSPAEPEEPGTPEVVPCACCCCCGPRAVQRRPPEAAAGLGSRLSWPLRLGPAAPSPLAAPAGGSGTLSGAAGPGPQRRTRRHRTIFSEEQLQALEALFVQNQYPDVGTRERLAGRIRLREERVEVWFKNRRAKWRHQKRVSSSSRLLSGPKKAPKDSCC, encoded by the exons ATGGCGGCGGCGACGGGGGCCGCTCCGAGCcgcggggggcccgggcggcCCTGCCCCTTCTCCATCGAGCACATCCTCTCCAGCCTCCCGGAGCGGAGTCCTCCGGTTCGATccgcccggccgccgccgcccagcAGCCGACAGAGCCCCGCCGAGCCCGAGGAGCCCGGGACACCCGAGGTTGTGCCGTGCGCCTGCTGTTGCTGCTGCGGCCCCCGCGCGGTGCAGCGCCGACCCCCGGAGGCGGCCGCGGGGCTGG GCTCGCGTTTGTCGTGGCCCTTGAGGCTGGGCCCCGCGGCTCCTTCGCCCTTGGCAGCACCGGCTGGAGGTTCCGGGACGCTGTCCGGTGCCGCTGGTCCCGGCCCGCAGCGACGCACGCGACGCCACCGCACCATCTTCAGCGAGGAGCAGCTGCAGGCGCTCGAGGCGCTCTTCGTGCAAAACCAGTATCCAGACGTGGGCACGCGGGAGCGCCTGGCCGGCCGCATCCGCCTGCGCGAGGAGCGCGTGGAG GTTTGGTTTAAGAACCGACGTGCCAAGTGGCGACACCAGAAGCGGGTATCATCGTCTTCAAGACTCCTGTCAGGCCCTAAGAAAGCTCCCAAGGACAGCTGCTGCTGA